The nucleotide sequence CCGGTTCCGACGTCATGTCCATGAAATCAACCGCCGAGGACAAGGGTGATCACTGGCTCCTGAACGGTTCCAAGACCTGGATCTCCAACGCCAACGTCGCCGATGTGATTATCTACTACGCTTACACAGATAAAGCCAAGGGCAGCCGGGGTCTTTCCGCGTTTATTGTGGAGCCGAAAAACTTTAACGATATACGGACTACCGACCTGGATAAGATGGGCAGCCGTTCCTCACCCACCGGGGAGGTTTACCTGGACAACACCCGTGTGCCGAAGGAGAATATCCTGGGCAATCCCGGCGACGGCGCCAAGATCGTTTTTGGTTCCCTGAACGGAACGCGGCTTTCGGCCGCAGCCGGCGGCATCGGCGTGGCGCAGGCCTGTCTGGATGCGACGCTTAAATACGCCAAGGAACGCGAGCAGTTCGGCAAAGCTATCGGCGAGTTCCAGATGAATCAGGATATGATCGCCCAGATGGCATGTGAGATCGAGGCGGCCCGGATCATGGTTTACAAGGCGGCCGTCCAGAAGGATCAGGGCAACCTGAACAACACGATCGAGACGGCGCAGGCCAAGTATCTGGCCGGTGAAGTGGCGGCCAAAGCCGCCAAATTCGCCATGACCATCATGGGCGCCTACGGTTACTCCACGGAGTATCCCGTGGCCCGTTATTACCGCGATGCGCCTACCTATTCCATGGTGGAAGGTTCCGGCAACATCTGCAAGTGGATCATTGCCCGGGATCTCCTGGGGTTGAAATAGTTAATCGGAGTTGGTAATCCGGTGGTAATCCGGGGACATAATACGCATTTCTGCGGAAATTGGTATTGTGTCCCCGGAATAGGAATATACCGCGACCTACCTTAAATTAAAGGAGGTCAGCAAATTTGGAGGATGAAATTTTATGAAGCAGTATTTTGCAAAGATGGATGATCTGGGCAAGCCCTTAAAGCCGGCCCAGATAGAGCGGATGAAGGAGAACGTGGCCCAGATCGAGGCGGTTATGAAGACCATTGACGCCGAAACGGAGCGCGTCAAGAATGCCGGCATACCGGCGGCCAAGGTACGCGAACGTAACCAGATGACCATCTGGGACCGGATTGAATATCTGATTGATCCGGGGACTTTTTGTCCGCTCCATACGCTTTACAATCCTATGGATAACGAAGAGGGGATGACGGGCGTCATTGACGGGCTGGCCCGTATCAGCGGCAAGTGGTGCGTGCTGATCGGTTTTGACAACAAGGTGATGGCCGGCGCCTGGATTGGCGGGCAGGCCGACAACAACCTGCGCGTCACGGACATGGCCAAGATCATGAACCTGCCGCTCGTATGGTTAGTCAACTGTTCAGGCGTGAAATTGCCGGAGCAGGAGAAGGTATATGCCAACCGCCGCGGTAACGGCACCTGCTTTTTCCGGCATGCCGAACTGGAGCAGATGGGCGTTCCGATCCTGGCCGGTATTTACGGCACCAATCCGGCGGGCGGCGGTTATCAGGGCATCAGTCCCACCATTCTGCTGGCCCACAAGGATTGCAACATCGCCGTGGGCGGCGGCGGCATCGTGAGTGGTATGAGCCCCAAAGGCAATTTTGACGAGGCTGGGGCCGAGCAGATCATCGAGGCCACCCGCCACTACAAGGAAGTGCCGCCGGGCAGTGTGGGCGTGCATTACGACTATACAGGGTTCTTCCGCGCCGTTTATGAAAAAGAAGCCGAGGTGTTAGACGGCCTCAAGCAATATATGGCCGAGATGCCGGCCTACGCCCCCCGGTTCTTCCGGGTCGCTGAACCGGCGGCGCCCAAATATCCGCCGGCGGAAATTCCCTCGATCATCGCCTTCAACCAGAAGGCCGGGTACGATTTCGACAATATTCTGGCCAGGCTCGTGGACAGCTCGGAACACCTCGAATTCCGGCCCGGTTTCGGACCAGAGGTCTATACGGGCCTCGTCAAGGTGGACGGCTATCTGATGGGCGCGATCGGCAATCGCATGGGTATGTTCGCCAACTATCCGGAATATACTAACGAATATTCAGCTATCGGCGGGAAACTGTATCGTCAGGGACTCATCAAGATGAATGAATTCGTGACCCAGTGCGGCCGGGATCGCGTGCCCATCATCTGGTTCCAGGATACCTCGGGCATTGATGTAGGCGACACGGCGGAAAAGGCCGAGCTACTGGGCTTGGGCCAGTCGCTCATCTATTCTATCGAGCAGACGAAGGTTCCCATGATGCTCGTCGTACTGCGCAAGGGGACGGCGGCGGCCCATTACGTAATGGGCGGGCCGACGGCCAACAATCACAACGCCTTCACCCTCGGCACCGCGACGACGGAGATCTACGTCATGCACGGGGAAACAGCCGCTACGGCCAGCTTCTCTCGCCGTCTGGTAAAGGAGAAGGATAGCGGCCGGCCGCTCGGTCCCATCATTGACAAGATGAATGAGTTGGCCCAGGAGTACCAGGACAAGTCGCGTCCGTTCTATTGCGCCAAAACAGGTTTCGTGGACGAGGTGGTGCGTTATGAGACGATCCGCAATTACTTGGTCGCCTTTGCCAATGGCGTTTATCAGAATCCGCGTTCTATTTGTCCCCAGCACCACATGATGCTGCCGCGCCTGATTCGGGCGGAAATCGTCAAGGGGCTGGATAGACCGGCGAAATAGTCAAACTATAAATTAAAAGGAGGTAAGCTAAATGAGTGTTGAAATTTTGGCCCCGATGCCGGGGAAAATTCTACAGGTGATGGTCAAGGTGGGCGACAAGGTGGCTGAGGACGACGAACTTCTCATCCTGGAAGCCATGAAGATGGAAAATCCGATTTATTCCACGGCGGACGGAGTCGTGAAGGAAATTAAGGTTGCGAAAGACGATACCGTTGATTCTGATCAGGTATTGGTAGTTCTGGAGTAAAAAATGTTGGGGCACGGCGCTGCCGTGCCCCAAGTTCTTCCGACCTCGTCAAACATCGAAAATACCCAAGAATCGTCACTCCGGTGCTCTGTTTAGTCCTCGCTTGACGGGGGCAAACCGGAATCCAGAGATTTAAACGTGTGTTACAAATTATGAAACTGGCAGTGGCTGGCAAGGGCGGCGTGGGCAAGACATCGCTTACGGTTTGGCTCGGGGATTATCTGGCGCGCCGCGGCGAGGAAGTGTGGCTCGTGGATGCCGATACCGCGCTTTCGCTGGGGCAGGCGCTGGGCTTGCCCGAGAGCGAAGTGCCGCCCCCTCTGATTCTCGAAAAGGACCTCATCCGGGAGCGGGTGGGGGAAGGATTCATCCACCTGAATCCCGATGTCGCTGACCTGCCCGAGCGGCTCTCCAAAAAGGTTGGCAATCTGAACCTGCTCGTCATGGGCACCATCGCCACGGCGGGCGGCGGTTGCGCCTGTTCTCCCAACGCCCTGCTCAAGGCGCTTCTGGCCCACCTGATCATCGAGCGCCGGCAATGGGTAATCGTGGATCTGGAAGCGGGCGTCGAACACCTGGGACGCGGCACCATCCAGTCTGTTGACGGGCTCGTCGTCGTAAGTGAACCCAGCGCCCGGAGCCTGCAAACGGCCATCCGGATCAGTTTTCTTGCGCAAGAGTTGGGACTTACCCGCCAGGCGCTCATCATCAATCGCGCCCCAGCGGATTTCAAGTTGCCAGACATGGCCGGCCTGCCGCCCCTGACCGGTGTCATCCCTCCTCTACCATCGCTTACCGCCCGGCAACTGCTCTCCTCTTCCGTCCTGGACTTGGAGGAACGGGACCAGCTCGATGCGATGGCAGAAAAGATAATCGCCGCCCTAAGTGTTTAAATCCCCCCTGCCCTCCTTTACGAAGGGGGGTAATCATTTCAGCCCATTGATGAGCGCCAGTCATTCGTCATCCCCTTTTGTAAAAGGGGGAGTGAGGGGGATTTTACTTGGCTGTCCTCCAGCCCTTTCGTACAAGAGATAATCCAGCCGTTCCACTAACGGTGGCAACGTGGCCGGAGCGAGGGCGGAAACGGCCAGGGCGCCGAAGCGTCGGCAGAGGTCCGCGAGCTGCGATTTGTCGGGGAGGCGGTCCGCCTTGTTGAACACCAGCAGGGCCGGCTTGTGGGCAATTTCCAGTTCCTCGAGGATTTTATCCACGGCCTGAATGTGGTTTTCAAAATGGGGATTGCTGATATCAACCACGTGCAGCAGGAGATCAGCCTCTTGCAGCTCGTCTAAAGTAGCCCGGAAGGCGGCGAAGAGATCGGGCGGCAGATCGCGGATAAAGCCGACCGTATCGGTAATGATGGCTTCCGCGTCACGCGGGAAGCGCAGCCGCGCACTCTTCGGATCCAGGGTGGCGAAGAGGCGGTCTTCCGTAAAGACGGAACTGTTTGTCAGGGCGTTCAGAAGCGTGGATTTGCCGGCATTGGTGTAGCCGACGATGGAAATAACGGGGATGGCTGTCTTTTCGCGTTTCACGCGCCGCTGACCGCGGGATTTTTCAATGCCCCGGATGTCCTTCTCCAGCAGGTGAATCCGATCCCGCACGCGGCGCCGGTTTATTTCCAGCTTCGTTTCTCCCGGACCCCGGGCGCCGATGCCTCCCGTGAGCCGTGACAAGGCCCGGTCCATTGTTGTGAGGCGGGGCAGCAGATACTTCAACTGGGCCAGTTCCACCTGGATCTTGCCCTCCCGGCTGTGGGCGCGTTGGGCAAAGATATCCAGGATCAACTGGGTCCGGTCAATCACTTTGAGCTCGGTAAAATCGGTAATGGAACGCACCTGGGCGGGGGTCAGCTCATGGTCGAAGATAAGCAGATTCGCGCCGATCTGCATGGCCCTGATGACTAAGGAAGACAGCCGGCCCTTGCCCAGCAGGTATTTGGGATCACGTTCCGGGCGGCGCTGGATGACGCGGTCGAAAACCTCCACCCCCGAGGAGCGCGCCAGTTCCTGTAATTCATCGAGGCCATCATTAGGGGGACATGACCCGCGGGGGACATGACCGGATTTCTGCAAGAAATCCGGATCGTGTCCCCCGAAGGATGATCGTGTACCCCTAATGATGGCTCCTGTTTCCACGCGCGCCAGGATCGCCCGGTCGGCGGTTTCGATCTTCCGGCTTT is from Deltaproteobacteria bacterium and encodes:
- a CDS encoding biotin/lipoyl-binding protein, coding for MSVEILAPMPGKILQVMVKVGDKVAEDDELLILEAMKMENPIYSTADGVVKEIKVAKDDTVDSDQVLVVLE
- the hflX gene encoding GTPase HflX; amino-acid sequence: MSRELNRQIGILINRKGEVAYVIVGDQRGIMIPDLAEYPASSTRFRGLRLIHSHLNDGGLSDEDLTDLALLRLDIVGAVEAKPDGLPGLAHLAHLIPENPDGRYWQILPPTHPAELRRDFISFILALEGEFTRRQKSRKIETADRAILARVETGAIIRGTRSSFGGHDPDFLQKSGHVPRGSCPPNDGLDELQELARSSGVEVFDRVIQRRPERDPKYLLGKGRLSSLVIRAMQIGANLLIFDHELTPAQVRSITDFTELKVIDRTQLILDIFAQRAHSREGKIQVELAQLKYLLPRLTTMDRALSRLTGGIGARGPGETKLEINRRRVRDRIHLLEKDIRGIEKSRGQRRVKREKTAIPVISIVGYTNAGKSTLLNALTNSSVFTEDRLFATLDPKSARLRFPRDAEAIITDTVGFIRDLPPDLFAAFRATLDELQEADLLLHVVDISNPHFENHIQAVDKILEELEIAHKPALLVFNKADRLPDKSQLADLCRRFGALAVSALAPATLPPLVERLDYLLYERAGGQPSKIPLTPPFTKGDDE
- a CDS encoding acyl-CoA dehydrogenase family protein; translation: MDFALSEELEMLRGMARDFAAEKIAPFADEWDEKHYFPYQEAVKPMGELGFFGTVIPEEYGGNNMGWLAAMILTEEISRASSSLRVQINMQCLGSAFTIHRYGTEAAKKKYVEKLVNADFVGCFAITEFNAGSDVMSMKSTAEDKGDHWLLNGSKTWISNANVADVIIYYAYTDKAKGSRGLSAFIVEPKNFNDIRTTDLDKMGSRSSPTGEVYLDNTRVPKENILGNPGDGAKIVFGSLNGTRLSAAAGGIGVAQACLDATLKYAKEREQFGKAIGEFQMNQDMIAQMACEIEAARIMVYKAAVQKDQGNLNNTIETAQAKYLAGEVAAKAAKFAMTIMGAYGYSTEYPVARYYRDAPTYSMVEGSGNICKWIIARDLLGLK
- a CDS encoding glutaconyl-CoA decarboxylase subunit alpha, translated to MKQYFAKMDDLGKPLKPAQIERMKENVAQIEAVMKTIDAETERVKNAGIPAAKVRERNQMTIWDRIEYLIDPGTFCPLHTLYNPMDNEEGMTGVIDGLARISGKWCVLIGFDNKVMAGAWIGGQADNNLRVTDMAKIMNLPLVWLVNCSGVKLPEQEKVYANRRGNGTCFFRHAELEQMGVPILAGIYGTNPAGGGYQGISPTILLAHKDCNIAVGGGGIVSGMSPKGNFDEAGAEQIIEATRHYKEVPPGSVGVHYDYTGFFRAVYEKEAEVLDGLKQYMAEMPAYAPRFFRVAEPAAPKYPPAEIPSIIAFNQKAGYDFDNILARLVDSSEHLEFRPGFGPEVYTGLVKVDGYLMGAIGNRMGMFANYPEYTNEYSAIGGKLYRQGLIKMNEFVTQCGRDRVPIIWFQDTSGIDVGDTAEKAELLGLGQSLIYSIEQTKVPMMLVVLRKGTAAAHYVMGGPTANNHNAFTLGTATTEIYVMHGETAATASFSRRLVKEKDSGRPLGPIIDKMNELAQEYQDKSRPFYCAKTGFVDEVVRYETIRNYLVAFANGVYQNPRSICPQHHMMLPRLIRAEIVKGLDRPAK
- a CDS encoding AAA family ATPase, with product MKLAVAGKGGVGKTSLTVWLGDYLARRGEEVWLVDADTALSLGQALGLPESEVPPPLILEKDLIRERVGEGFIHLNPDVADLPERLSKKVGNLNLLVMGTIATAGGGCACSPNALLKALLAHLIIERRQWVIVDLEAGVEHLGRGTIQSVDGLVVVSEPSARSLQTAIRISFLAQELGLTRQALIINRAPADFKLPDMAGLPPLTGVIPPLPSLTARQLLSSSVLDLEERDQLDAMAEKIIAALSV